From one candidate division KSB1 bacterium genomic stretch:
- a CDS encoding glycosyltransferase family 2 protein, protein MSEYLNRNNGSRLSGPESVSVVVPCYNESGNIQSLCERTLAILKTITDKYEIILVNDGSSDSTLDTMILMSESEKNIEFISFSRNFGHEAASTAGLEASTGEVTVLIDADLQDPPELIRDMIEKWKEGNDIVYAVRKSREGESIYKKLTSHAFYKVINSLSKPPLPVDTGDYRLIDRKALDAFKKCREVCRFVRGLSTWVGFKQTGILYDREKRHKGKSKYNYIKLSVLAIEAISSFSLAPLRFSLILGGIGIVFALLLAIVIILQKLFIGNPVQGYVLLMLTVLFMGSMNILLLGFVAEYVGKIFLETQKRPLYIVEKTSKSSLIQDK, encoded by the coding sequence ATGAGTGAATATTTAAATCGGAATAATGGATCACGATTATCTGGGCCGGAATCCGTATCTGTGGTGGTACCGTGTTATAACGAGTCAGGGAACATCCAATCGCTATGTGAAAGAACATTGGCTATCTTGAAAACGATCACCGATAAGTACGAGATTATACTCGTGAATGATGGTTCTTCTGACAGCACCTTAGATACAATGATTTTGATGTCGGAAAGCGAGAAGAATATCGAATTCATTTCGTTTTCTCGAAATTTTGGTCATGAAGCCGCATCAACCGCCGGGCTGGAAGCTTCAACAGGAGAGGTAACGGTATTGATCGACGCAGACTTACAGGATCCTCCGGAATTGATACGGGATATGATTGAGAAATGGAAGGAAGGGAATGACATTGTTTATGCCGTGAGGAAATCGAGGGAAGGTGAAAGCATTTATAAAAAGTTGACATCGCATGCGTTTTATAAAGTGATCAATTCTCTTTCCAAACCACCGTTGCCTGTTGATACAGGAGATTACAGGTTGATAGACAGAAAAGCATTGGATGCTTTCAAAAAGTGCAGAGAAGTTTGCAGGTTCGTACGTGGGTTATCGACATGGGTTGGGTTTAAACAAACAGGAATATTGTACGATAGAGAAAAAAGACACAAAGGAAAATCGAAATACAATTACATAAAATTATCCGTACTTGCGATAGAGGCGATATCCTCTTTCTCCCTCGCCCCCCTTAGATTTTCACTAATACTCGGGGGTATTGGGATTGTATTTGCGTTGTTGTTGGCGATAGTAATTATATTGCAAAAACTATTTATCGGGAATCCTGTGCAAGGATACGTGTTATTGATGTTGACTGTGCTATTCATGGGTTCAATGAACATACTGTTGCTTGGATTTGTTGCGGAATATGTAGGGAAAATATTTTTAGAAACACAGAAGAGGCCTTTGTACATAGTAGAAAAAACTTCAAAGTCATCATTAATTCAGGATAAGTAG